One window of Paenibacillus albicereus genomic DNA carries:
- a CDS encoding carbohydrate ABC transporter permease — MPATREDKAFGIAVYAVLGLVTLAVLYPLYYVLIASFSDPLAIMNGEVWLWPKGLTGDSYLNILENDAILRGFLNTVLYTVAGTALNLTMTVLGAYPLSRSDFVGRNLFMGLMVFTMFFGGGLIPSYLLIKNLGLLDTFWVMILPGAVSIWNIIIMRTYFQQSIPPEMQEAAVIDGCSNFGTLLRVVLPLSLPILAVTVLFYAVGHWNAFFNALLYLSERPKFPLQLILREILIQGQTDDMVRASTESAIKARQAVEGIKYAVLIVANIPMLLLYPFLQRYFVKGILVGAIKG, encoded by the coding sequence ATGCCCGCTACCCGCGAAGACAAAGCGTTCGGAATCGCCGTTTATGCCGTGCTCGGCCTCGTGACGCTCGCCGTCCTGTACCCGTTGTACTACGTGCTCATCGCTTCGTTCAGCGATCCGCTCGCGATCATGAACGGCGAGGTCTGGCTCTGGCCCAAGGGCCTCACCGGCGATTCGTATCTGAACATTCTGGAGAACGACGCGATCCTGCGCGGCTTCCTCAACACGGTGCTCTACACCGTGGCCGGAACCGCCCTCAACCTGACGATGACGGTGCTCGGCGCCTATCCGCTGTCGCGCTCCGACTTCGTCGGCCGCAACCTGTTCATGGGCCTGATGGTGTTCACGATGTTTTTCGGCGGCGGCCTCATCCCGTCGTATCTGCTCATCAAGAACCTCGGCCTGCTCGACACGTTCTGGGTCATGATCCTGCCGGGAGCGGTGTCGATCTGGAACATCATCATCATGCGCACCTACTTCCAGCAGTCGATCCCGCCGGAGATGCAGGAGGCGGCCGTCATCGACGGCTGCTCGAACTTCGGCACGCTGCTGCGCGTCGTGCTGCCGCTGTCGCTGCCGATCCTCGCCGTGACCGTGCTGTTCTATGCGGTGGGCCACTGGAACGCGTTCTTCAACGCGCTGCTCTATCTGTCGGAGCGGCCGAAGTTCCCGCTGCAGCTCATCCTGCGCGAGATTCTGATCCAGGGCCAGACCGACGACATGGTGCGCGCCTCCACGGAGTCGGCGATCAAGGCGAGGCAGGCGGTCGAGGGCATCAAGTACGCCGTGCTGATCGTCGCCAACATTCCGATGCTGCTGCTCTATCCGTTCCTGCAGCGGTATTTCGTCAAGGGGATCCTGGTCGGCGCCATCAAGGGCTGA
- a CDS encoding extracellular solute-binding protein gives MERSYRKRTRGLLGLALAAAMLAACSNGNGDGAGGGSGAAGGGGGAKADAAAPAGLSETGFPIVSEPITVSGFAGKFMANVDWSTLKLWTDYEARTNIHVEWETVQKDVLKEKRNLLLAGGNYPELFFASAFPKTDVAKYGDQGVFLPLNDLIDRYAPNFKALMEKYPVIEQGITMPDGNIYSLPTVYDPEFRSVFFNTPWIKKEWLDKLGLSEPTNLEQFKTMLQAIQTGDPNGNGKPDEIAWGGVGTNGLVSYLKGAYGLNNHGTANTYVDEDPEAAGKIRFVPTDERYKELLEFVHGLYKDGLLEKDIASVKAEEIDAKGAEGLLGVVDNVDPVAIYNQQGYVGLPVLEGPHGDRMYTYLGAPLGNIGMFALTDKAKHPEAMVRWMDYFYGDEGIRNFFMGWKDETFVENADGSVDYVEDIKNNKDGLSLDQAVSQYLIWPGGYYPGFVTQKYFKGAEGLPTSVENSKKADPYALQADQVWPGFNFAQEEQEEMGTLGTDIQTYVDEMRDKFILNGTGEWEAYVSTLEGMGLKRYVEIYQSALDRTLGSNG, from the coding sequence ATGGAGAGAAGCTATCGCAAGCGGACGAGGGGACTGCTGGGGCTGGCGCTCGCGGCGGCGATGCTGGCGGCGTGCAGCAACGGCAATGGAGACGGCGCGGGCGGAGGCAGCGGAGCCGCAGGCGGAGGAGGCGGGGCCAAGGCCGACGCCGCCGCTCCGGCCGGGCTCAGCGAGACCGGCTTTCCGATCGTGAGCGAGCCGATCACGGTCAGCGGCTTCGCGGGCAAGTTCATGGCGAACGTCGATTGGAGCACGCTCAAGCTGTGGACCGACTATGAAGCGCGCACGAACATCCATGTGGAATGGGAGACAGTGCAGAAGGACGTGCTCAAGGAGAAGCGCAACCTGCTGCTCGCCGGCGGCAATTACCCGGAGCTGTTTTTCGCCTCGGCCTTTCCGAAGACGGATGTGGCGAAGTACGGCGACCAGGGCGTCTTCCTGCCGCTGAACGATCTGATCGACCGCTACGCCCCGAACTTCAAGGCGCTCATGGAAAAGTACCCGGTCATCGAGCAAGGCATCACGATGCCGGACGGCAACATCTACTCGCTGCCGACGGTGTACGATCCGGAATTCCGCTCCGTCTTCTTCAACACGCCGTGGATCAAGAAGGAGTGGCTCGACAAGCTCGGCCTCTCCGAGCCGACGAACCTGGAGCAGTTCAAGACGATGCTGCAGGCGATCCAGACCGGCGATCCGAACGGCAACGGCAAGCCCGACGAGATCGCCTGGGGCGGCGTCGGCACGAACGGGCTGGTCAGCTACCTGAAGGGCGCCTACGGCCTGAACAATCACGGCACGGCCAATACGTACGTGGACGAGGATCCGGAGGCGGCGGGCAAGATCCGGTTCGTCCCGACGGACGAGCGCTACAAGGAACTGCTGGAATTCGTGCACGGCCTGTACAAGGACGGCCTGCTGGAGAAGGACATCGCTTCGGTCAAGGCAGAGGAGATCGACGCGAAAGGCGCGGAGGGGCTGCTCGGCGTCGTCGACAACGTCGACCCGGTGGCGATCTACAACCAGCAGGGCTACGTCGGCCTGCCCGTGCTGGAAGGCCCGCACGGCGACCGGATGTACACCTACCTCGGCGCCCCGCTCGGCAACATCGGCATGTTCGCCTTGACGGACAAGGCGAAGCATCCCGAGGCGATGGTCCGCTGGATGGACTATTTCTACGGGGACGAGGGCATCCGCAACTTCTTCATGGGCTGGAAGGACGAGACGTTCGTGGAGAACGCGGACGGCAGCGTCGACTACGTCGAAGACATCAAGAACAACAAGGATGGGCTCAGCCTCGACCAGGCGGTCAGCCAGTATCTGATCTGGCCGGGCGGCTACTATCCGGGCTTCGTCACGCAGAAGTATTTCAAAGGCGCCGAGGGGCTGCCGACCTCGGTCGAGAACTCGAAGAAGGCCGACCCGTACGCGCTGCAGGCGGACCAGGTCTGGCCGGGCTTCAACTTCGCCCAGGAGGAGCAGGAGGAGATGGGGACGCTCGGCACGGACATCCAGACGTACGTCGACGAGATGCGCGACAAGTTCATCCTGAACGGAACCGGAGAGTGGGAGGCCTATGTCTCGACGCTGGAGGGCATGGGACTGAAGCGGTACGTCGAAATCTACCAGTCCGCGCTCGACCGCACGCTCGGCTCGAACGGATAG